In the genome of Salinispirillum sp. LH 10-3-1, one region contains:
- a CDS encoding DUF465 domain-containing protein gives MAVEHHTLVNDLPEFKDEIHVLKMSNAHFRKLFDEYHELTRQIENMENEVTPVKTTEEEDAKQRRVHLKDELYHMLQKAASEAL, from the coding sequence ATGGCTGTTGAACACCACACCCTAGTAAATGACCTGCCTGAATTCAAAGATGAAATACACGTTTTGAAAATGAGCAATGCCCATTTCCGCAAGCTGTTTGACGAATACCATGAGCTGACGCGTCAGATTGAGAACATGGAGAACGAGGTCACTCCGGTGAAAACCACAGAAGAAGAGGACGCCAAGCAGCGTCGCGTTCATTTAAAAGACGAGCTGTACCACATGCTGCAAAAAGCGGCTTCCGAAGCACTTTAG
- a CDS encoding carboxymuconolactone decarboxylase family protein, with the protein MSILKKVQDLTPHLITLRKERTETYDAFQSVGKAAYKDGEIDHLTKELIATAIAISVNCEPCIGYHVKSLVKLGVTRGAFMDMLEVVIQMGGGPGLMKAGEALAVYEELTAS; encoded by the coding sequence ATGTCCATACTGAAGAAAGTCCAAGACCTTACACCCCACCTCATTACGCTGCGCAAAGAGCGTACCGAAACGTACGATGCGTTCCAGTCAGTCGGTAAAGCCGCCTATAAGGATGGCGAGATTGACCACTTGACTAAAGAACTGATCGCTACAGCCATTGCCATCAGCGTCAATTGCGAGCCTTGTATTGGGTATCATGTAAAGTCACTGGTTAAGCTTGGTGTCACACGGGGCGCTTTTATGGATATGTTGGAGGTAGTGATTCAAATGGGTGGCGGGCCCGGACTGATGAAAGCCGGTGAAGCGCTTGCCGTCTACGAAGAGTTGACCGCGTCATAG
- a CDS encoding YigZ family protein translates to MKLPAARHVQELIVQKSRFIGVLDRVRDREELIALVDDCRVDYPNARHYCFAFNAGEAGSSRLVGHSDDGEPHGTAGQPMLNVLMHADVGEVGIVVVRYFGGIKLGKGGLARAYADTVKAVLDAAPVAEVVPILEIPLTLSYAQAARVMNWVESNQVEVVDQQFAGNVAVTLRVPEQKVSELTDVLQQMGVFL, encoded by the coding sequence ATGAAACTCCCTGCTGCTCGGCACGTTCAGGAACTCATCGTCCAAAAAAGCCGATTCATCGGTGTTTTAGATCGGGTACGTGACCGAGAAGAACTAATAGCACTGGTCGATGACTGCCGTGTGGATTACCCCAACGCGCGCCACTATTGCTTCGCATTCAATGCGGGTGAAGCCGGTAGCAGTCGGTTGGTCGGGCACAGCGATGATGGTGAACCGCACGGTACAGCGGGTCAGCCAATGCTCAACGTATTGATGCATGCCGACGTTGGCGAAGTGGGTATTGTCGTTGTGCGGTATTTCGGCGGCATAAAGCTCGGTAAGGGTGGGCTGGCCAGAGCCTATGCGGATACCGTTAAAGCCGTATTGGACGCCGCACCCGTTGCAGAAGTTGTACCGATACTAGAGATACCTCTGACACTGAGTTACGCGCAAGCGGCCCGAGTCATGAATTGGGTTGAGAGCAACCAGGTGGAGGTGGTTGACCAGCAGTTTGCCGGCAACGTGGCGGTCACCCTGCGCGTACCAGAGCAGAAGGTGAGTGAATTGACGGATGTGCTGCAACAGATGGGTGTTTTCCTTTAA
- the siaB gene encoding biofilm regulation protein kinase SiaB, whose protein sequence is MLLQQLLSIRQEFNEKQILLCFNGPISRSLIEEIGTALRNYLTEDQVGPSVSTDVFSIYIELTQNIRHYSMAKSYADLQGSATVVVARHGDAQYSVLAGNVIERADGAALLEHVQALAAMDKAELKAAYKKQLRAPRDHQDSSGAGLGLLDVARKSTEPLRCHLVETPDGKAFFSLLAVV, encoded by the coding sequence ATGCTCTTGCAACAGCTGCTGTCGATCCGACAGGAATTCAATGAAAAACAGATTCTGTTGTGTTTTAACGGGCCCATATCGCGCAGTTTGATTGAAGAAATCGGTACCGCGCTGCGTAATTATTTGACGGAAGACCAAGTGGGACCTTCCGTTTCCACCGATGTATTTAGTATCTACATCGAGTTAACGCAGAACATCCGCCATTACTCCATGGCTAAGAGCTACGCGGATTTGCAAGGTTCCGCTACGGTGGTAGTCGCTCGCCATGGCGACGCACAATACAGTGTTTTAGCAGGCAATGTGATTGAACGAGCCGATGGCGCGGCGCTTTTGGAGCATGTTCAGGCGCTTGCTGCGATGGATAAGGCGGAGCTGAAAGCGGCTTATAAAAAGCAGTTAAGGGCGCCGCGTGACCATCAAGACTCATCCGGTGCTGGCTTGGGGTTGCTGGACGTGGCGCGCAAAAGTACAGAACCCTTACGGTGTCATCTAGTGGAGACGCCCGATGGAAAAGCATTTTTTAGTTTGTTGGCGGTGGTGTAG
- the siaC gene encoding biofilm regulation phosphoprotein SiaC: MTINEILSTGLNIAATQATPEIQTDFAQGIMTMRGDSYPENSFEFFGPVLDWVEQFLAHDGRPLRLELHIVYMNTSSVKAMMDLFDLLEAAHQEGKQVAVNWSYDPRNERVVEMVEEFKEDCTFTFNINPEA; the protein is encoded by the coding sequence ATGACGATCAACGAGATTTTATCAACTGGGCTAAATATCGCAGCAACTCAAGCGACGCCTGAGATTCAAACCGATTTTGCGCAGGGCATCATGACCATGCGTGGGGACTCTTACCCGGAGAATTCCTTTGAATTTTTTGGCCCGGTGCTCGATTGGGTGGAGCAATTTTTAGCGCATGACGGTCGCCCTTTACGCTTAGAACTGCACATTGTTTATATGAACACCAGCAGCGTCAAAGCCATGATGGACTTGTTTGACTTGCTAGAAGCAGCCCATCAGGAAGGCAAGCAGGTTGCAGTTAACTGGTCTTATGATCCACGCAACGAGCGTGTGGTGGAAATGGTGGAAGAGTTTAAGGAAGATTGTACATTTACTTTTAATATTAACCCTGAGGCCTAG
- the siaD gene encoding biofilm regulation diguanylate cyclase SiaD — protein sequence MSLPSELDEATLIEEIQALLTKNPPGTDWKAITAQLLYVHKRQQSRLDKLLRISDGFGDLTHSENLSLHEQYRKQLRRLEKIAHISDLYQRTMVELNDSLKQAALHDPLTGLPNRRYMIERLREQVAREEREEEGFTLLMLDIDHFKTINDQYGHDAGDRVLIAVAAAIQQCLRDYDACARWGGEEFLVFLQHMSLDEAQSVAIRVLDAVRNIDVGQTIGGTTKALSSLTLSAGVAEHQAQEHYEDTIKRADQALYDAKGQGRDRSAASIR from the coding sequence ATGTCCCTGCCATCAGAGCTTGACGAAGCCACCCTCATCGAAGAGATTCAGGCTCTGCTGACTAAAAACCCGCCGGGCACCGACTGGAAGGCCATCACGGCGCAATTGCTGTATGTACATAAGCGCCAGCAGAGCCGTCTCGACAAATTGCTGCGCATATCTGATGGGTTTGGTGATCTAACTCACTCCGAGAACCTGTCACTGCATGAACAATACCGCAAGCAGCTGCGTCGGCTAGAGAAGATTGCACACATTTCCGATCTCTACCAACGCACCATGGTCGAGCTCAACGACAGCCTCAAACAAGCCGCCCTGCACGACCCGCTAACAGGATTACCTAATCGACGCTATATGATTGAGCGCCTCCGCGAGCAGGTCGCTCGCGAAGAGCGGGAGGAGGAAGGTTTCACGCTCCTCATGTTAGATATCGATCACTTCAAAACCATCAATGACCAATACGGCCATGATGCAGGGGATCGCGTTTTAATCGCGGTAGCGGCAGCCATTCAACAATGCCTGCGTGACTACGATGCCTGCGCTCGATGGGGCGGTGAAGAATTTTTGGTTTTTTTACAGCACATGTCGTTGGACGAAGCGCAGTCGGTGGCAATACGGGTACTCGACGCCGTGCGCAATATTGACGTCGGCCAAACCATTGGCGGCACCACAAAGGCTTTAAGCTCCCTGACCCTCAGTGCCGGCGTGGCCGAGCATCAAGCTCAGGAGCACTATGAAGACACCATTAAACGTGCTGACCAAGCGCTGTACGATGCCAAAGGGCAAGGCAGAGATCGCAGTGCCGCCAGCATCAGATAA
- the siaA gene encoding biofilm regulation protein phosphatase SiaA (SiaB is a threonine kinase acting on SiaC; SiaA is the matching phosphatase.), which produces MNRWAIGLRSKAMLALLLASLIALVPATIIGSHVVSSVQEYFGQAYARNLTDLSRQRIQAPILMDLVLSERLASTQLLLSWLQDEEDADKRAAFFREAEGYASVFRGQTYFAISAQSGNYYFNDPEAEYSEQPRYQLNPEDSNDAWFFNLLRDIGDYNINVNPDVQLGTTRVWLNLPVLHNGELLGLAGTGLEVTEFLREFIATNEPGVTPMIIDQQGFVQAHPNPEYIAFGSSVGLDTGNNTLQAMLSTDAARSTLESALSVSRQHDSVELIPVELSGRPQLLAIAYMPELSWYLVTAVDLSVAQTIGGSWWLSIVIGFGIMLALLLVVIAVAVERLLIRPLSHLQASATQITQGNYQVALPKTRNDEIGDLSRAFGAMVKRVQDHTTELEERVQQRTQALENSNREIAQFNKMVNDSIDYASLIQQAILPFAKLNAALGEQQFVVWQPRDVVGGDFYFFHGDADACLVGLVDCAGHGVPGALMTMLARAAFDQAVRDDGLHDPAAILHDTDKILRNMLQDLDLPRALATNMDAGLLYLNAQQNVARYAGAKIHLYMKSAQGVEEIKGARRALVARKPGDYANTEIPISGQTTFYLTSDGYLDQAGGELGYGMGSSGFTDIIVQHAHLPLNEQGSAILDSLSAYQGDYPQRDDICVLGVRLLTTPP; this is translated from the coding sequence ATGAATCGCTGGGCAATAGGATTACGCAGCAAGGCCATGCTGGCCTTACTACTGGCCAGCTTGATCGCTCTGGTACCGGCCACCATCATTGGCTCGCACGTGGTTTCTTCAGTGCAGGAATACTTTGGCCAAGCCTACGCACGCAACCTGACCGACCTCAGCCGGCAACGCATTCAAGCCCCTATTTTAATGGACCTGGTCCTGTCGGAGCGTCTGGCCTCCACTCAGTTGCTCTTATCTTGGCTGCAAGACGAAGAGGATGCCGACAAACGCGCTGCTTTCTTTCGCGAAGCAGAAGGCTATGCGTCGGTCTTTCGTGGCCAGACGTACTTTGCCATCAGCGCACAGTCGGGCAATTATTATTTCAACGACCCGGAGGCCGAGTACAGTGAGCAACCACGCTATCAACTGAACCCCGAAGACTCAAACGACGCATGGTTTTTTAACCTGTTGCGAGACATTGGCGATTACAACATCAACGTTAACCCGGATGTTCAGCTTGGCACCACTCGGGTGTGGCTGAATCTACCTGTTCTGCACAATGGCGAGTTACTTGGCTTGGCCGGTACCGGGCTGGAAGTGACCGAATTCCTGCGCGAGTTCATTGCGACCAATGAGCCTGGGGTGACGCCCATGATCATTGACCAACAAGGTTTCGTGCAAGCGCACCCCAACCCAGAATACATTGCCTTTGGCAGCTCGGTGGGCTTGGATACCGGCAATAACACTCTGCAAGCCATGTTATCAACCGATGCCGCACGGTCGACACTGGAAAGCGCGCTCAGTGTCAGTCGTCAACACGACAGTGTAGAGCTCATTCCTGTTGAGTTAAGTGGCCGCCCACAGTTATTAGCCATTGCCTATATGCCCGAGCTGAGCTGGTATTTGGTCACCGCCGTTGACCTCAGTGTCGCACAAACCATTGGTGGCTCATGGTGGTTGAGCATCGTAATTGGCTTTGGGATCATGTTGGCGCTGTTGCTGGTTGTTATTGCCGTGGCTGTGGAGCGCTTGTTGATTCGCCCCCTAAGCCACCTGCAAGCGTCAGCTACCCAAATCACCCAAGGCAACTACCAAGTGGCCTTACCTAAAACCAGAAACGATGAAATTGGCGATCTCAGCCGAGCGTTTGGCGCCATGGTGAAGCGGGTACAGGACCACACCACCGAACTGGAAGAGCGCGTGCAGCAACGCACGCAAGCGCTGGAAAACAGCAACCGTGAGATTGCCCAGTTCAATAAAATGGTCAATGACTCCATTGATTACGCCAGTTTGATTCAGCAAGCCATTTTACCCTTTGCCAAATTGAATGCTGCATTGGGCGAGCAACAGTTCGTGGTTTGGCAGCCCCGGGATGTGGTCGGTGGTGACTTCTATTTCTTCCACGGCGATGCGGATGCCTGCCTTGTGGGCTTGGTCGACTGCGCCGGACACGGCGTACCGGGCGCCTTAATGACCATGTTGGCCCGCGCGGCCTTTGACCAAGCCGTGCGTGATGACGGCCTGCACGACCCGGCCGCCATCCTTCATGATACCGATAAAATTTTACGCAACATGTTGCAGGATCTGGATCTGCCGCGCGCTTTAGCCACCAATATGGATGCAGGGTTGCTCTATCTGAACGCGCAGCAGAATGTGGCGCGTTACGCCGGGGCCAAAATTCATCTGTACATGAAAAGCGCACAAGGCGTGGAGGAAATAAAAGGCGCACGCCGGGCCTTAGTGGCGCGCAAGCCGGGCGACTATGCCAACACCGAAATTCCGATCTCTGGCCAAACAACCTTCTATTTAACGTCCGATGGTTACCTTGACCAAGCCGGCGGTGAACTGGGCTATGGCATGGGCTCCAGCGGTTTCACCGACATCATTGTGCAGCACGCTCACTTGCCGCTCAATGAGCAGGGCTCCGCGATTCTCGACTCCTTGTCTGCTTACCAAGGTGACTACCCGCAGCGCGATGATATCTGCGTGCTGGGCGTTCGACTGCTCACCACCCCACCCTAA
- a CDS encoding NAD(P)-binding oxidoreductase: MKIAVFGGSGQTGNHVVRAALEKGYEVKALVRDPAKGDTALTKAYPERLQWVKGDLLDATAVAQTLADCEGFIFAAGPVKGGHPDLPFLAAENVTAAAKQLGVKRFVWLLGAAVMDERDAPDFGRKIIRLIMKLTARHVLESSERAYHHLVNSGLDYTVVRPPILANGPAQGNLTASYQPPKPRGISREDLGRFMVDTLTDDAWRNGSPMVSY, translated from the coding sequence ATGAAAATTGCAGTCTTTGGCGGCTCTGGCCAAACGGGCAACCACGTTGTTCGCGCCGCATTGGAAAAAGGTTATGAGGTTAAAGCCTTGGTACGCGACCCGGCCAAGGGGGATACAGCGTTAACGAAAGCCTATCCCGAGCGTTTGCAGTGGGTGAAGGGCGACTTATTGGACGCTACAGCCGTTGCGCAAACCCTAGCCGACTGCGAAGGCTTTATCTTCGCTGCAGGCCCGGTTAAAGGTGGACACCCTGATCTGCCCTTTCTTGCCGCAGAGAACGTCACCGCCGCCGCCAAGCAGCTTGGGGTGAAGCGCTTCGTTTGGTTGCTGGGCGCCGCGGTAATGGACGAGCGCGACGCACCCGACTTCGGCCGCAAGATCATTCGCCTGATTATGAAACTGACGGCGCGCCATGTGCTGGAATCCAGTGAACGGGCCTATCATCACTTGGTCAACTCAGGGCTCGACTACACCGTAGTACGCCCGCCCATTTTGGCCAATGGGCCTGCGCAGGGCAATCTGACGGCGTCGTATCAACCCCCTAAACCGCGTGGCATCAGCCGGGAGGACTTAGGCCGCTTCATGGTCGACACCCTGACCGACGATGCATGGCGTAACGGGTCGCCAATGGTAAGCTATTGA
- a CDS encoding MarR family winged helix-turn-helix transcriptional regulator, with the protein MQNDRRDSAFGYHLWLLNRLAQGHFSKVLAPLSIGPGQQVYLLALQESECIHQDALAQRLSVDKSNVTRALTALSNEGYLERNKSPADGRQWLVCLTPKGISARREVIAHAQAWMEELKAPLSDAEWQQLTGLLAKVCQPFAGFKPTDSS; encoded by the coding sequence ATGCAAAACGACAGAAGGGACAGTGCGTTCGGGTATCACCTCTGGCTGCTCAATCGCTTAGCTCAAGGCCACTTCAGTAAGGTGTTGGCGCCTTTGTCTATTGGCCCCGGCCAGCAAGTGTATTTATTGGCACTGCAGGAGTCGGAGTGCATACACCAAGATGCCTTGGCGCAGCGCTTGTCAGTCGATAAATCCAATGTAACACGCGCGCTGACCGCCTTGAGCAACGAAGGCTATTTGGAACGCAATAAAAGCCCCGCCGACGGCCGACAATGGCTGGTTTGCTTAACGCCCAAAGGCATCAGTGCGCGACGCGAAGTGATTGCACACGCACAAGCCTGGATGGAGGAGTTAAAGGCGCCGCTGTCCGATGCGGAGTGGCAGCAGCTAACCGGGCTACTGGCCAAGGTGT